In a genomic window of Trichoderma atroviride chromosome 4, complete sequence:
- a CDS encoding uncharacterized protein (EggNog:ENOG41), with the protein MATSLVDGILERNKDFAAYHRPHKFFSESIGLIRPSILIITCLDPRCNPEEFLCLMPGEAIIFRVGGGRVAPLVAQITSLDCFIGGFQDLMIIHHTDCGATYLTEEKIHNHVLKEEGVSVEDASSLVLPVIADLEQSVHDDVKLLKETKVIRRELRECTKGYLYDVKTGLIRGV; encoded by the exons ATGGCAACTTCTCTAGTGGACGGCATCCTTGAACGCAACAA GGACTTTGCTGCGTATCATAGACCGCACAAGTTCTTTTCTGAGAGTATCGGTCTCATAAGGCCTTCCATACTCATAA TAACCTGTCTCGACCCAAGATGCAACCCCGAAGAATTTTTATGCCTTATGCCTGGAG AAGCCATTATTTTTCGAGTCGGAGGAGGCAGAGTGGCTCCACTTGTCGCTCAAATCACCTCCCTGGATTGCTTCATTGGTGGTTTCCAAGATCTCATGATCATTCATCATACAG ACTGCGGGGCTACTTATTTGACAGAGGAAAAAATCCACAACCACGTCTTGAAGGAAGAGGGGGTTTCCGTTGAGGATGCAAGCAGTTTAGTGCTTCCAGTCATTGCAGA CTTGGAACAAAGCGTTCACGATGATGTGAAGCTACTAAAAGAGACAAAGGTCATCCGCCGCGAGTTGAGGGAGTGCACAAAAGGTTATCTTTATGATGTAAAGACTGGACTCATTCGAGGTGTTTAA
- a CDS encoding uncharacterized protein (EggNog:ENOG41), whose product MELRRACQIIYRPIRNYLQCCFWNAQVPRLQPTMSFPAAHIFKRAFMGRLGSNISHGSLSGIYRLVPQHNINTGITHNIFTHSQYKDPVKRRSFLRTKTSIQNKTSSIMASPQPHIMLYTDSTPNGIKITTALEELGLKYEVEHVDISTLRQKEPWYLEINPNGRIPAIVDTFDDGEPIRVFEGGSILQYLTERYDPEHKLSFPKGSREYYECNNWLFFQHGGIGPMQGQASHFLKYAPVKIEYGVKRYVTETRRLYSVLDTQLSKSKSGYLVGDHLSIADIANLSWVIFGEYTDVDMNAFPHLKEWEARLSARPGIAKGFHIPKVLGIKSDDPEGAKKYQSHHADWVIRSQQLEQEAFSRK is encoded by the coding sequence ATGGAGCTTCGCCGAGCTTGTCAAATTATTTATCGCCCAATTAGAAATTACCTTCAATGTTGTTTCTGGAACGCCCAAGTCCCTAGATTGCAGCCAACAATGAGTTTCCCAGCGGCGCATATTTTTAAGCGGGCGTTTATGGGCAGGCTGGGCTCCAACATTAGCCATGGCTCTCTGAGTGGTATTTATAGGCTTGTCCCTCAGCACAACATTAACACCGGCATCACCCACAACATCTTCACTCACTCTCAATACAAGGACCCGGTTAAAAGGCGTTCATTTCTACGTACGAAAACTTCAattcaaaacaaaacatctTCCATCATGGCGTCTCCTCAACCTCACATCATGCTGTACACTGATTCCACTCCTAATGGCATCAAGATCACCACAGCACTAGAAGAGCTGGGACTCAAGTACGAGGTCGAGCACGTTGACATTAGCACTCTTCGCCAAAAGGAGCCCTGGTATCTCGAAATCAACCCCAATGGGCGAATTCCCGCCATTGTAGACACATTCGACGATGGCGAACCCATCAGAGTTTTTGAGGGTGGAAGCATCTTGCAGTATCTGACTGAGCGTTATGATCCTGAGCACAAGCTATCATTTCCCAAGGGCAGCAGAGAATACTATGAATGCAACAAttggctcttcttccagcacgGAGGCATTGGTCCCATGCAAGGCCAGGCCTCTCACTTTCTCAAATACGCTCCCGTCAAGATCGAGTACGGGGTTAAGCGCTATGTGACCGAGACAAGGAGACTTTACAGCGTCCTTGATACTCAGTTGTCCAAGTCAAAGTCTGGGTATCTGGTCGGAGACCATCTTTCCATCGCGGACATTGCCAATCTTTCCTGGGTGATTTTCGGTGAATATACCGATGTCGACATGAACGCTTTCCCGCATCTCAAGGAGTGGGAGGCTAGACTGAGCGCAAGACCTGGAATTGCCAAGGGATTTCATATCCCCAAGGTACTGGGCATCAAGAGCGATGACCCTGAGGGCGCTAAAAAGTACCAGAGCCATCATGCGGATTGGGTGATTAGAAGCCAGCAGTTGGAGCAGGAGGCTTTTTCCAGGAAATAA